From the Paramormyrops kingsleyae isolate MSU_618 chromosome 7, PKINGS_0.4, whole genome shotgun sequence genome, one window contains:
- the LOC111849864 gene encoding transcriptional and immune response regulator-like: MSACASADHRRVCPSVHGNWFDTTRRKKAAANIFENVNQDVLMKLFQKTGDMKAEERVRSIFSYGQDPEEISKALMALKQRKKDKLLQIAGFSRQSVKLH, encoded by the coding sequence ATGTCTGCCTGCGCGTCAGCGGACCACCGTCGGGTATGCCCCTCGGTCCACGGAAACTGGTTCGACACAACCCGCCGCAAGAAAGCCGCCGCCAACATCTTTGAAAACGTCAACCAGGACGTCCTGATGAAGCTCTTCCAAAAGACGGGGGACATGAAAGCCGAGGAGCGCGTCAGGAGCATCTTCTCTTACGGACAAGACCCCGAGGAGATATCCAAAGCCTTAATGGCTCTCAAGCAGAGGAAGAAGGACAAGCTCCTCCAGATTGCCGGCTTCTCTAGGCAAAGCGTGAAACTTCATTGA